A window from Urocitellus parryii isolate mUroPar1 chromosome 1, mUroPar1.hap1, whole genome shotgun sequence encodes these proteins:
- the Pdgfrb gene encoding platelet-derived growth factor receptor beta isoform X1, translating to MSREDIMQLPGVTPALVLRGQLLLLPMLLLLGPQTSQGLTIMPPGPELVLNLSSTFVLTCLGSAPVVWERLSQVPQQKVSRTQEGTFSSMLTLANVTGGDTGEYFCTYNSSLGREPSERKRLYIFVPDPSMGFLPMEPEDLFIFLTEITETTIPCRVTDPQLVVTLHEKKEDIPLPIPYDHQRGFSGTFEDKTYICRTTIGEREVDSDAYYVYSLQVSSINVSVNAVQTVVRQGENITIMCIVTGNEVVNFEWTYPRMESGRLVEPVTDFLFDVPSHIRSILHIPSAELDDSGTYICNVSESVNDHRDEKAINVTVVESGYVRLLGDLGAIQIAELHRSRTLQVVFEAYPPPTVLWFKDNRTLGDSSAGEIALSTRNVSETRYVSELTLVRVKVAEAGYYTMRAFHEDAEAQLSFKLQVNVPVRVLELSESHPANGEQTVRCRGRGMPQPNITWSTCRDLKRCPRELPPTPLGNSSEEESQLETNVTYWAEEQEYEVVSTLRLRHVDQPLSVRCMLHNPLGQDVQEVTVVPHSLPFKVVVISAILALVVLTIISLIILIMLWQKKPRYEIRWKVIESVSSDGHEYIYVDPMQLPYDSTWELPRDQLVLGRTLGSGAFGQVVEATAHGLSHSQATMKVAVKMLKSTARSSEKQALMSELKIMSHLGPHLNVVNLLGACTQGGPIYIITEYCRYGDLVDYLHRNKHSFLQHHSDKHRPPSAELYSNALPTGLPLPSPVSLTGESDGGYMDMSKDESVDYVPMLDMKGDVKYADIESSNYMAPYDNYVPSAPERTCRATLINESPVLSYTDLVGFSYQVANGMEFLASKNCVHRDLAARNVLICEGKLVKICDFGLARDIMRDSNYISKGSTFLPLKWMAPESIFNSLYTTLSDVWSFGILLWEIFTLGGTPYPELPMNEQFYNAIKRGYRMAQPAHASAEIYEIMQKCWEEKFEVRPPFSQLVLLLERLLGEGYRKKYQQVDEEFLRSDHPAILRSQARFPGFHSLRSPLDTSSVLYTAVQPSEGDNDYIIPLPDPKPEAADEGLLDGSPSLASSTLNEANTSSTISCDSPLDPQEEPEPEPLPHPQGDSQMELEPPMDAGCPGPRAEAEDSFL from the exons GACATCATGCAGCTTCCAGGTGTGACGCCAGCTCTGGTCCTCAGAG GCCAGTTGCTGTTGCTGCCCATGCTGTTGCTGCTAGGTCCACAGACCTCCCAGGGCCTGACCATCATGCCCCCGGGGCCAGAGCTTGTACTTAATCTCTCAAGTACCTTTGTTCTGACCTGCCTGGGTTCAGCTCCAGTGGTGTGGGAACGGCTATCTCAGGTGCCTCAGCAGAAAGTGTCCAGGACCCAGGAGGGCACCTTCTCCAGCATGCTAACCCTGGCCAATGTCACTGGAGGTGACACAGGAGAGTACTTTTGTACCTACAACAGCTCCCTTGGGCGGGAGCCCAGTGAGCGGAAGCGGCTCTACATCTTTGTGCCCG ATCCCTCCATGGGCTTCCTCCCTATGGAGCCCGAGGACCTATTCATCTTTCTCACGGAAATAACTGAGACCACAATTCCATGCCGAGTGACAGACCCCCAGCTAGTGGTGACACTGCATGAGAAGAAAGAGGACATTCCGCTGCCTATCCCCTATGACCACCAACGAGGCTTCTCTGGTACCTTTGAGGACAAGACCTACATCTGCCGAACCACCATTGGGGAGAGGGAAGTGGATTCCGATGCCTATTACGTCTACAGCCTCCAGG tTTCCTCCATCAATGTCTCAGTGAATGCAGTGCAGACTGTGGTTCGCCAGGGTGAGAACATTACCATCATGTGCATTGTGACGGGGAATGAGGTGGTCAATTTTGAGTGGACCTACCCCCGCATGGAG AGTGGGCGCCTCGTAGAGCCAGTGACAGATTTCCTCTTTGATGTGCCCTCCCACATTCGCTCCATCCTGCACATCCCCAGTGCTGAGCTGGATGACTCAGGGACCTACATCTGCAATGTGTCAGAGAGTGTGAATGACCATCGAGATGAAAAGGCCATCAATGTCACTGTGGTCG AGAGCGGCTACGTGCGGCTTCTGGGAGACTTGGGCGCTATACAAATTGCTGAGCTGCACAGGAGTCGGACACTACAAGTGGTGTTCGAAGCCTACCCGCCACCCACTGTGCTGTGGTTCAAGGACAACCGCACTCTGGGCGATTCCAGCGCCGGGGAGATCGCCCTGTCCACGCGCAATGTGTCTGAGACCCG GTATGTATCGGAACTGACGCTGGTGCGGGTGAAGGTGGCAGAGGCTGGCTACTATACCATGCGGGCCTTCCATGAGGATGCTGAGGCCCAGCTTTCCTTCAAGCTGCAGGTCAATG TCCCTGTCCGTGTGCTGGAGCTGAGCGAGAGTCACCCTGCCAACGGGGAGCAGACAGTCCGCTGTCGGGGCCGAGGCATGCCCCAGCCAAATATCACCTGGTCTACCTGCAGAGACCTCAAAAG GTGTCCACGCGAGCTGCCGCCCACACCGCTGGGGAACAGTTCCGAGGAGGAAAGCCAGTTGGAGACTAATGTGACATACTGGGCGGAGGAGCAGGAATATGAGGTGGTGAGCACGCTGCGCCTGCGCCACGTGGATCAGCCACTGTCGGTGCGCTGCATGCTGCACAACCCACTGGGCCAGGATGTGCAGGAGGTTACCGTGGTGCCGCATT cccttcccttcaAGGTAGTGGTGATCTCAGCCATCCTGGCCTTGGTGGTTCTCACAATCATCTCCCTCATCATCCTCATCATGCTCTGGCAGAAG AAGCCACGCTATGAGATTCGATGGAAGGTGATTGAGTCTGTGAGCTCTGATGGCCATGAGTACATCTATGTGGACCCCATGCAGCTGCCCTACGATTCCACCTGGGAACTGCCACGGGACCAGCTTGTGCTTG GACGCACCCTTGGCTCTGGGGCCTTTGGGCAGGTGGTGGAGGCCACGGCTCATGGCCTGAGCCATTCCCAGGCCACCATGAAAGTGGCTGTCAAGATGCTGAAAT CCACAGCCCGCAGCAGTGAGAAGCAAGCCCTCATGTCAGAGCTGAAGATCATGAGCCACCTGGGGCCCCACCTGAACGTGGTCAACCTGCTGGGGGCCTGCACCCAGGGAG GCCCCATCTACATCATCACCGAGTACTGCCGCTATGGGGACCTGGTGGACTACCTGCACCGCAACAAGCACAGCTTCCTGCAGCACCACTCGGACAAGCACCGCCCACCCAGTGCTGAGCTCTACAGCAACGCCCTGCCCACGGGGCTCCCTCTGCCCAG CCCCGTGTCCCTGACTGGGGAGAGCGATGGTGGCTACATGGACATGAGCAAGGATGAGTCAGTGGACTACGTGCCCATGCTGGACATGAAAGGAGACGTCAAATACGCAGACATTGAATCCTCCAACTACATGGCCCCTTATGATAACTACGTCCCCTCTG CTCCTGAGAGGACTTGTCGGGCCACTTTGATCAACGAGTCCCCAGTGCTTAGCTACACAGACCTTGTGGGCTTCAGCTACCAGGTGGCCAATGGCATGGAGTTCCTGGCCTCTAAGAAT TGTGTTCATCGGGACCTGGCAGCCAGGAATGTGCTCATCTGTGAGGGCAAGCTGGTCAAGATCTGTGACTTTGGCCTGGCTCGAGACATCATGCGGGACTCAAACTACATCTCCAAAGGCAGT ACCTTCCTACCTCTGAAGTGGATGGCCCCAGAGAGCATCTTCAACAGCCTCTACACCACCCTGAGCGATGTGTGGTCCTTCGGGATCCTGCTCTGGGAGATCTTCACATTAG GTGGCACCCCTTACCCGGAGCTGCCCATGAACGAGCAGTTCTACAATGCCATCAAGCGCGGTTACCGCATGGCGCAGCCGGCTCACGCCTCTGCTGAGAT ctACGAGATCATGCAGAAGTGCTGGGAGGAGAAGTTTGAGGTTCGGCCCCCCTTCTCCCAGCTGGTGCTGCTCCTGGAGAGGCTGCTTGGCGAGGGCTACAGAAAG AAGTACCAGCAGGTGGACGAGGAGTTTCTCAGGAGTGACCACCCAGCCATCCTGAGGTCCCAAGCCCGCTTCCCTGGATTCCACAGCCTCCGATCTCCCCTGGACACCAGCTCTGTCCTCTACACTGCCGTGCAGCCCAGCGAGGGTGACAACGACTATATCATCCCCCTGCCTGACCCCAAACCAGAGGCTGCTGATGAGGGTCTGCTGGACGGTTCCCCCAGCCTCGCCAG CTCCACCCTGAATGAAGCCAACACCTCCTCTACCATCTCCTGTGACAGTCCTCTCGACCCCCAGGAAGAACCAGAGCCAGAacccctgccccatccccaggGGGACTCCCAGATGGAGCTGGAGCCACCAATGGATGCAGGCTGCCCTGGGCCTCGGGCCGAAGCAGAGGACAGCTTTCTGTAG
- the Pdgfrb gene encoding platelet-derived growth factor receptor beta isoform X2: MTTNEASLVPLRTRPTSAEPPLGRGKWIPMPITSTASRVSPLFGLIFSRVSSINVSVNAVQTVVRQGENITIMCIVTGNEVVNFEWTYPRMESGRLVEPVTDFLFDVPSHIRSILHIPSAELDDSGTYICNVSESVNDHRDEKAINVTVVESGYVRLLGDLGAIQIAELHRSRTLQVVFEAYPPPTVLWFKDNRTLGDSSAGEIALSTRNVSETRYVSELTLVRVKVAEAGYYTMRAFHEDAEAQLSFKLQVNVPVRVLELSESHPANGEQTVRCRGRGMPQPNITWSTCRDLKRCPRELPPTPLGNSSEEESQLETNVTYWAEEQEYEVVSTLRLRHVDQPLSVRCMLHNPLGQDVQEVTVVPHSLPFKVVVISAILALVVLTIISLIILIMLWQKKPRYEIRWKVIESVSSDGHEYIYVDPMQLPYDSTWELPRDQLVLGRTLGSGAFGQVVEATAHGLSHSQATMKVAVKMLKSTARSSEKQALMSELKIMSHLGPHLNVVNLLGACTQGGPIYIITEYCRYGDLVDYLHRNKHSFLQHHSDKHRPPSAELYSNALPTGLPLPSPVSLTGESDGGYMDMSKDESVDYVPMLDMKGDVKYADIESSNYMAPYDNYVPSAPERTCRATLINESPVLSYTDLVGFSYQVANGMEFLASKNCVHRDLAARNVLICEGKLVKICDFGLARDIMRDSNYISKGSTFLPLKWMAPESIFNSLYTTLSDVWSFGILLWEIFTLGGTPYPELPMNEQFYNAIKRGYRMAQPAHASAEIYEIMQKCWEEKFEVRPPFSQLVLLLERLLGEGYRKKYQQVDEEFLRSDHPAILRSQARFPGFHSLRSPLDTSSVLYTAVQPSEGDNDYIIPLPDPKPEAADEGLLDGSPSLASSTLNEANTSSTISCDSPLDPQEEPEPEPLPHPQGDSQMELEPPMDAGCPGPRAEAEDSFL, encoded by the exons ATGACCACCAACGAGGCTTCTCTGGTACCTTTGAGGACAAGACCTACATCTGCCGAACCACCATTGGGGAGAGGGAAGTGGATTCCGATGCCTATTACGTCTACAGCCTCCAGGGTGAGTCCCCTTTTTGGCTTGATTTTCAGCAGAG tTTCCTCCATCAATGTCTCAGTGAATGCAGTGCAGACTGTGGTTCGCCAGGGTGAGAACATTACCATCATGTGCATTGTGACGGGGAATGAGGTGGTCAATTTTGAGTGGACCTACCCCCGCATGGAG AGTGGGCGCCTCGTAGAGCCAGTGACAGATTTCCTCTTTGATGTGCCCTCCCACATTCGCTCCATCCTGCACATCCCCAGTGCTGAGCTGGATGACTCAGGGACCTACATCTGCAATGTGTCAGAGAGTGTGAATGACCATCGAGATGAAAAGGCCATCAATGTCACTGTGGTCG AGAGCGGCTACGTGCGGCTTCTGGGAGACTTGGGCGCTATACAAATTGCTGAGCTGCACAGGAGTCGGACACTACAAGTGGTGTTCGAAGCCTACCCGCCACCCACTGTGCTGTGGTTCAAGGACAACCGCACTCTGGGCGATTCCAGCGCCGGGGAGATCGCCCTGTCCACGCGCAATGTGTCTGAGACCCG GTATGTATCGGAACTGACGCTGGTGCGGGTGAAGGTGGCAGAGGCTGGCTACTATACCATGCGGGCCTTCCATGAGGATGCTGAGGCCCAGCTTTCCTTCAAGCTGCAGGTCAATG TCCCTGTCCGTGTGCTGGAGCTGAGCGAGAGTCACCCTGCCAACGGGGAGCAGACAGTCCGCTGTCGGGGCCGAGGCATGCCCCAGCCAAATATCACCTGGTCTACCTGCAGAGACCTCAAAAG GTGTCCACGCGAGCTGCCGCCCACACCGCTGGGGAACAGTTCCGAGGAGGAAAGCCAGTTGGAGACTAATGTGACATACTGGGCGGAGGAGCAGGAATATGAGGTGGTGAGCACGCTGCGCCTGCGCCACGTGGATCAGCCACTGTCGGTGCGCTGCATGCTGCACAACCCACTGGGCCAGGATGTGCAGGAGGTTACCGTGGTGCCGCATT cccttcccttcaAGGTAGTGGTGATCTCAGCCATCCTGGCCTTGGTGGTTCTCACAATCATCTCCCTCATCATCCTCATCATGCTCTGGCAGAAG AAGCCACGCTATGAGATTCGATGGAAGGTGATTGAGTCTGTGAGCTCTGATGGCCATGAGTACATCTATGTGGACCCCATGCAGCTGCCCTACGATTCCACCTGGGAACTGCCACGGGACCAGCTTGTGCTTG GACGCACCCTTGGCTCTGGGGCCTTTGGGCAGGTGGTGGAGGCCACGGCTCATGGCCTGAGCCATTCCCAGGCCACCATGAAAGTGGCTGTCAAGATGCTGAAAT CCACAGCCCGCAGCAGTGAGAAGCAAGCCCTCATGTCAGAGCTGAAGATCATGAGCCACCTGGGGCCCCACCTGAACGTGGTCAACCTGCTGGGGGCCTGCACCCAGGGAG GCCCCATCTACATCATCACCGAGTACTGCCGCTATGGGGACCTGGTGGACTACCTGCACCGCAACAAGCACAGCTTCCTGCAGCACCACTCGGACAAGCACCGCCCACCCAGTGCTGAGCTCTACAGCAACGCCCTGCCCACGGGGCTCCCTCTGCCCAG CCCCGTGTCCCTGACTGGGGAGAGCGATGGTGGCTACATGGACATGAGCAAGGATGAGTCAGTGGACTACGTGCCCATGCTGGACATGAAAGGAGACGTCAAATACGCAGACATTGAATCCTCCAACTACATGGCCCCTTATGATAACTACGTCCCCTCTG CTCCTGAGAGGACTTGTCGGGCCACTTTGATCAACGAGTCCCCAGTGCTTAGCTACACAGACCTTGTGGGCTTCAGCTACCAGGTGGCCAATGGCATGGAGTTCCTGGCCTCTAAGAAT TGTGTTCATCGGGACCTGGCAGCCAGGAATGTGCTCATCTGTGAGGGCAAGCTGGTCAAGATCTGTGACTTTGGCCTGGCTCGAGACATCATGCGGGACTCAAACTACATCTCCAAAGGCAGT ACCTTCCTACCTCTGAAGTGGATGGCCCCAGAGAGCATCTTCAACAGCCTCTACACCACCCTGAGCGATGTGTGGTCCTTCGGGATCCTGCTCTGGGAGATCTTCACATTAG GTGGCACCCCTTACCCGGAGCTGCCCATGAACGAGCAGTTCTACAATGCCATCAAGCGCGGTTACCGCATGGCGCAGCCGGCTCACGCCTCTGCTGAGAT ctACGAGATCATGCAGAAGTGCTGGGAGGAGAAGTTTGAGGTTCGGCCCCCCTTCTCCCAGCTGGTGCTGCTCCTGGAGAGGCTGCTTGGCGAGGGCTACAGAAAG AAGTACCAGCAGGTGGACGAGGAGTTTCTCAGGAGTGACCACCCAGCCATCCTGAGGTCCCAAGCCCGCTTCCCTGGATTCCACAGCCTCCGATCTCCCCTGGACACCAGCTCTGTCCTCTACACTGCCGTGCAGCCCAGCGAGGGTGACAACGACTATATCATCCCCCTGCCTGACCCCAAACCAGAGGCTGCTGATGAGGGTCTGCTGGACGGTTCCCCCAGCCTCGCCAG CTCCACCCTGAATGAAGCCAACACCTCCTCTACCATCTCCTGTGACAGTCCTCTCGACCCCCAGGAAGAACCAGAGCCAGAacccctgccccatccccaggGGGACTCCCAGATGGAGCTGGAGCCACCAATGGATGCAGGCTGCCCTGGGCCTCGGGCCGAAGCAGAGGACAGCTTTCTGTAG